In Ptiloglossa arizonensis isolate GNS036 chromosome 6, iyPtiAriz1_principal, whole genome shotgun sequence, a single window of DNA contains:
- the LOC143147857 gene encoding uncharacterized protein LOC143147857, with amino-acid sequence MGKNKKVNPFWNEERDKLLIKLVKTKPELYNVKLLQYNDSTLKTHSWHEIGVYLKHDGLHCHKRWKYLRQKYRKRINEQTTKSKPNETNDKWKLECQLDFLKDFINEEDRLSIISENTNEEDLLYDDVKCIKDTNCSKNDIEPEKRGFVESNDSPTESMMCKHQRTMPTKNSLKSCSSQDKAKFITQNESEKTTHPIDTFFSLMAQSVKTFSLSDQHFVKTNIFSLVSDIEGRYILQNQQLSAYQYSS; translated from the exons atgggaaaaaataaaaaggttAATCCTttttggaacgaagaaagag ACAAATTACTAATTAAATTAGTGAAAACCAAACCCGAACTCTACAACGTGAAGCTTCTACAATACAATGACTCTACATTGAAAACACATTCCTGGCATGAAATTGGTGTTTACTTGAAACACGATG GCTTGCATTGTCACAAACGATGGAAATATTTAAGACAAAAATATCGTAAACGTATCAATGAACAAACAACGAAGAGCAAACCGAATGAAACTAATGACAAGTGGAAATTGGAATGTCAGCTGGATTTTCTGAAAGATTTTATAAACGAGGAAGATCGTTTATCTATAATAAGCGAAAACACGAACGAGGAAGACTTATTGTACGATGATGTAAAATGTATTAAAGATACGAATTGTAGTAAAAATGACATAGAACCAGAAAAAAGAGGATTTGTTGAATCAAATGACTCTCCAACGGAATCAATGATGTGTAAGCATCAAAGGACAATGCCTACAAAAAATTCACTTAAGAGCTGTTCGTCGCAGGATAAAGCAAAATTTATAACTCAGAATGAAAGTGAAAAAACCACTCATCCCATTGATACTTTTTTCTCGTTAATGGCACAAAGTGTTAAAACTTTTTCTTTGTCGGACCAACATTTTGTaaagacaaatattttttcattagtaAGTGACATAGAAGGAAGGTATATACTGCAGAATCAACAGTTATCCGCTTACCAATATTCTTCCTAA